The Stappia sp. genome window below encodes:
- a CDS encoding LysR substrate-binding domain-containing protein, with translation MKRGFVPHADSLIAFECAARHGSFTRAAEELHLTQGAVSKQVRHLETRLGVELFKRVRQRIVLTDAGRLYLHDVRGALESLTAATRQVMSFAGNEDVLNLATLPSFGTRWLAPRLARFVAVHPTASLNLAVRLRPFDFAKEPFDAAIHYGDPVWAGAIAEPLFREDVIAVASPRFRDRHRIETPADLAPLMRLHQSTRPLAWRQWFECAGVDTDLAFQGPRFEQFVMMAQAAAHDLGAALVPRFFVAEELDEGRLVQLFDHVLRLPSAYHLVFPENRTLRPIAGAFRDWLHREVARENADEATPELIPDAAPSRG, from the coding sequence TTGAAACGCGGATTCGTTCCCCACGCCGACAGCCTGATCGCCTTCGAGTGCGCGGCCCGGCATGGCAGCTTCACCCGGGCGGCCGAGGAGCTGCATCTTACCCAGGGCGCGGTGTCGAAGCAGGTGCGCCATCTGGAGACCCGGCTCGGCGTCGAGCTGTTCAAGCGGGTGCGCCAGCGCATCGTGCTGACCGATGCCGGCCGGCTCTATCTGCACGACGTGCGCGGGGCGCTGGAAAGCCTCACGGCGGCGACGCGTCAGGTCATGTCCTTCGCCGGCAACGAGGACGTGCTCAATCTGGCGACCCTGCCCTCCTTCGGCACCCGGTGGCTGGCGCCGCGTCTGGCCCGTTTCGTGGCGGTGCATCCCACGGCGAGCCTCAATCTCGCGGTGCGCCTGCGCCCCTTCGATTTCGCCAAGGAGCCCTTCGACGCGGCGATCCACTACGGCGATCCGGTGTGGGCGGGGGCGATCGCCGAGCCGCTGTTTCGCGAGGACGTGATCGCCGTCGCCTCGCCCCGCTTTCGCGACCGCCACCGCATCGAGACGCCCGCCGATCTGGCGCCGCTGATGCGGCTGCACCAGTCGACCCGGCCGCTCGCGTGGCGGCAGTGGTTCGAATGCGCCGGCGTCGATACCGACCTTGCCTTCCAGGGGCCGCGCTTCGAGCAGTTCGTGATGATGGCCCAGGCGGCGGCGCATGATCTCGGCGCGGCGCTGGTGCCGCGGTTCTTCGTCGCCGAGGAACTGGACGAGGGACGCCTGGTGCAATTGTTCGACCACGTCCTGCGACTGCCCTCCGCCTATCATCTGGTGTTTCCCGAAAACCGAACCCTGCGCCCCATCGCCGGGGCGTTCCGCGACTGGCTGCACAGGGAGGTGGCACGCGAGAACGCCGACGAGGCGACCCCGGAGTTGATCCCGGACGCCGCGCCGTCCCGGGGGTGA
- a CDS encoding septal ring lytic transglycosylase RlpA family protein codes for MIRNLTLSVFLTVSISGNAAASPAECGRASWYQLRGLTASGTQADPEALTAAHPSLPFGTRITVTNLANGRSIALTVVDRGPFVRGRIVDVSRRAARELGFLRQGVTRVRVEPEGAQGDTATCR; via the coding sequence GTGATTCGCAACCTGACTCTTTCCGTGTTTTTGACAGTATCGATATCCGGAAACGCCGCCGCATCCCCTGCGGAATGTGGCAGGGCCTCCTGGTATCAGCTGCGCGGCCTCACCGCGAGCGGCACCCAGGCCGACCCGGAGGCCCTCACCGCGGCCCACCCGAGCCTGCCCTTCGGCACGCGGATAACCGTCACCAACCTCGCCAATGGCCGAAGCATCGCGCTGACGGTGGTCGACCGCGGCCCCTTCGTCCGGGGCCGGATCGTCGACGTGTCGCGGCGCGCGGCGCGCGAGCTCGGATTTCTGAGGCAGGGGGTGACCCGCGTCCGCGTCGAACCGGAGGGGGCGCAGGGCGACACGGCGACGTGTCGATGA